One window of Oryza brachyantha chromosome 12, ObraRS2, whole genome shotgun sequence genomic DNA carries:
- the LOC107305423 gene encoding mini zinc finger protein 1-like encodes MGPQQNRSAAKPYANGTAAPAPGRKENKVVRYRECQRNHAASIGGHAVDGCREFMASGADGTAAALLCAACGCHRSFHRREVEAAAECDCSSDTSSGARR; translated from the coding sequence ATGGGGCCTCAGCAAAACCGGTCGGCGGCCAAGCCGTACGCcaacggcacggcggcgccggcgccggggaggaaggagaacaAGGTGGTGCGGTACAGGGAGTGCCAGCGCAACCACGCCGCCAGCATCGGCGGCCACGCCGTCGACGGCTGCCGCGAGTTCATGGCGTCGGGCGCGgacggcaccgccgccgcgctcctctGCGCCGCCTGCGGCTGCCACCGCAGCTTCCACAGGCGGGAggtcgaggccgccgccgaatGCGACTGCTCCTCCGACACCTCCTCCGGCGCCCGCCGGTGA
- the LOC102713226 gene encoding cell division control protein 45 homolog, translating to MVRELRVDSFYARLRAAAAASAADASSPLLILPSAADADALCALKVLTHVLSADSIRFSIYPVASAAAAASLLASFSASQALCLLLINWGAHRDLRAVLPPAATAFVVDSHRPIHLHNLSAANDRVVVLFTTDDEHTADLSYDFDVSSLADASDLSAQGDADDHLRVAEEDEDSDDSDSDSDAEGGRRKRRRLSDDADADGDPERLFGKLRSEYYRLGTFHGKPSGCLMYDLAHAMRKNTNELLWLACVSLTDQFVHERITNERYQAAVMELEQHINGSGNLDPSGVGSVVTLKDGTKIRAPEASRIAYEDEPRLMLLREWSLFDSMLCSSYVATKLKTWSDNGLKKLKLLLARMGFPLADCQKRFQYMSMEVKRKMRDEFDRFLPEYGLTEFYYRSFLRVHGYRSKVSAADVVYGATALLESLNAESKDSKGSSAAEQFWVAYSALSLSNVDQLRKGMQSAIEIQRAILRQGSSAITKTGFIRSAKKFRWVKLDDPVDTDKLCHPQALTKFCFFLMDALKERGARMKPLICACLSREPEKVLVVGVCGKPRLGAVKGNAFGNAFRSAAEEIGADYFHDMFESSWIVLDVVAVSSFMIRLTEKL from the coding sequence ATGGTGCGAGAGCTGCGGGTCGACTCCTTCTAcgcgcgcctccgcgccgccgccgcggcgtccgcggccgacgcctcctcgccgctcctgatcctcccctccgccgccgacgccgacgccctcTGCGCGCTCAAGGTGCTCACCCACGTCCTCTCCGCCGACTCCATCCGCTTCTCCATCTAccccgtcgcctccgccgccgccgccgcctccctcctcgcttCCTTCTCCGCCTCCCAGGCGCTCTGCCTCCTACTCATCAACTGGGGCGCCCACCGCGACCTCCGCGCCGTGCTgccccccgccgccaccgcgttcGTCGTGGACTCCCACCGCCCTATACATCTCCACAACCTTTCCGCCGCCAACGACCGCGTCGTCGTGCTCTTCACCACAGACGACGAGCACACCGCCGATCTCTCCTACGACTTCGACGTCTcctccctcgccgacgcctccGACCTCTCCGCGCAGGGGGATGCCGACGAccacctccgcgtcgccgaggaggacgaggactCCGACGATTCCGACTCGGATTCCGACGccgagggcggcaggaggaagaggaggcggctCTCCGATGATGCGGATGCCGACGGCGACCCGGAGAGGCTGTTCGGGAAGCTGCGGAGCGAGTACTACCGGCTCGGCACCTTCCACGGGAAGCCGTCGGGGTGCCTCATGTACGACCTCGCCCACGCGATGCGGAAGAACACCAACGAGCTCCTCTGGCTCGCCTGCGTCTCCCTAACTGACCAGTTCGTCCACGAGCGCATCACCAACGAGCGCTACCAGGCTGCCGTCATGGAGCTCGAGCAGCACATCAACGGATCTGGCAATCTCGACCCATCAGGAGTTGGCTCGGTGGTGACGCTCAAGGACGGCACAAAGATCCGGGCGCCGGAGGCTTCCCGCATCGCCTATGAAGACGAGCCGCGGCTGATGCTGCTGCGTGAGTGGAGTTTGTTCGACTCAATGCTCTGCTCGTCTTACGTCGCTACCAAGCTCAAGACCTGGAGCGACAATGGCCTGAAGAAGCTCAAGCTGCTTCTGGCAAGGATGGGATTCCCACTCGCCGATTGCCAGAAGAGGTTCCAGTACATGAGCATGGAGGTCAAGCGGAAGATGCGTGATGAGTTTGATCGGTTCTTGCCCGAGTATGGGCTCACCGAGTTCTATTATCGCAGCTTCTTGAGGGTGCATGGGTACCGCTCCAAGGTTTCTGCTGCGGATGTTGTTTATGGCGCCACGGCTTTGCTTGAATCACTGAATGCTGAGTCCAAGGACTCCAAGGGATCTTCTGCTGCTGAACAGTTCTGGGTTGCATACTCGGCGTTGTCACTAAGCAATGTGGATCAGCTGCGGAAAGGTATGCAGTCCGCCATTGAGATACAAAGGGCAATACTGAGGCAAGGAAGCTCAGCAATTACCAAGACCGGGTTCATTCGGAGTGCCAAGAAGTTTCGGTGGGTGAAGCTTGATGACCCAGTGGACACAGATAAGCTTTGCCACCCTCAGGCTCTTACCAAGTTCTGCTTTTTCCTGATGGATGCACTGAAAGAGCGGGGTGCGAGGATGAAGCCACTAATCTGTGCTTGCCTCTCAAGGGAGCCTGAGAAAGTGCTTGTTGTCGGGGTGTGTGGGAAGCCAAGGCTGGGGGCTGTTAAGGGAAATGCGTTTGGTAATGCATTTAGGTCAGCTGCAGAAGAAATTGGTGCAGACTATTTCCATGACATGTTTGAGTCATCATGGATTGTTCTTGACGTTGTTGCTGTCAGCTCTTTCATGATTCGGTTAACAGAGAAGCTATGA
- the LOC102709131 gene encoding transcription factor MYB60-like, translating to MHTVGSSGSTERDDRSSILARVSSIDPAGSELAELAMGRPPCCDKEGIKKGPWTPEEDIILVSYIQEHGPGNWRSVPINTGLMRCSKSCRLRWTNYLRPGIKRGNFTAHEEGIIVHLQSLLGNRWAAIASYLPQRTDNDIKNYWNTHLKKKLAAASSTSSSRHPIFADATFPSAAGSSSSEVTHQMQAIAARRSPFADCPSSSYASSMDNISKLLDGFMKTASPSPPPPPLQHYHSGCYDVKPSVVDVGNPLLSFHCMSGTDDLDCFDVHQQASFMDQYGGYGGYVDESKQQVSQAPPPLSSIEKWLFDEAAAEQVADLMDLSDGCCSVPMMF from the exons atgcacactgTCGGAAGCTCAGGCAGCACAGAGAgagacgatcgatcgagcataTTAGCTAGAGTTAGCTCGATCGATCCGGCCGGATCGGAGTTAGCAGAGCTAGCGATGGGGCGGCCGCCGTGCTGCGACAAGGAGGGGATCAAGAAGGGGCCATGGACGCCGGAGGAGGACATCATCCTCGTCTCCTACATCCAGGAGCACGGCCCCGGCAACTGGAGATCCGTGCCCATCAACACCG ggCTGATGCGGTGCAGCAAGAGCTGCCGGCTCCGGTGGACCAACTACCTGCGGCCGGGGATAAAGCGCGGCAACTTCACGGCGCACGAGGAGGGGATCATCGTCCACCTCCAGTCGCTGCTCGGCAACCGCTGggccgccatcgcctcctACCTCCCGCAGCGCACCGACAACGACATCAAGAACTACTGGAACACCCACCTCAAGAagaagctcgccgccgccagctccacctcctccagccGCCACCCCATCTTCGCCGACGCCACcttcccttccgccgccggcagcagcagctccgaGGTGACCCACCAGATGCAGGCCATCGCCGCCAGGCGCTCCCCCTTCGCCGACtgcccttcctcctcctaCGCCTCCAGCATGGACAACATCTCCAAGCTGCTCGACGGCTTCATGAAGACCgcctccccgtcgccgccgccgccgccgttgcagCACTACCACTCCGGCTGCTACGACGTCAAGCCCTCCGTCGTCGATGTCGGCAACCCGTTGCTGTCCTTCCACTGCATGTCCGGCACCGACGACCTCGACTGCTTCGACGTTCACCAGCAGGCGTCGTTCATGGATCAGTACGGCGGCTATGGCGGCTACGTCGACGAGAGCAAGCAGCAGGTGAgccaggcgccgccgccgctgtcttCGATCGAGAAGTGGCTGttcgacgaggcggcggcggagcaggtcGCCGACCTCATGGACCTCTCCGATGGTTGCTGCTCCGTCCCAAtgatgttttaa
- the LOC102709420 gene encoding uncharacterized protein LOC102709420 — MAMATDGDTCPIQFLHRRPTAGGGGQWHNIGAAYAAVRFLRPQGRSLVLYSDPDEQRRIVFAYPILPGDAFERMDGETLYWAEPECGDEFALRFLDEAACAAVCAAISPVTPAALDGLAERLAGLRVAREGGASAGGDIAGRLAALSIGPPMNRPTLTN, encoded by the coding sequence ATGGCCATGGCAACCGACGGCGACACTTGCCCCATCCAGTTCCTCCACCGCCGACCAAccgctggtggcggcggccaaTGGCACAACATCGGCGCCGCCTACGCCGCCGTGAGATTCCTCCGCCCGCAGGGTCGCTCCCTCGTCCTGTACTCCGACCCCGACGAGCAGCGGCGCATCGTGTTCGCCTACCCGATCCTCCCCGGCGACGCCTTCGAGAGGATGGACGGCGAGACGCTCTACTGGGCGGAGCCGGAGTGCGGCGACGAGTTCGCGCTCCGCTTCCTCGACGAGGCtgcctgcgccgccgtctgcgCCGCCATCTCACCGGTGACGCCGGCCGCACTGGACGGCCTCGCGGAGAGGCTCGCCGGGCTGCGCGTGGCGAGGGAGGGTGGCGCGTCCGCCGGAGGGGACATCGCCGGCCGGCTTGCTGCGCTCAGCATAGGCCCTCCCATGAATCGACCAACACTAACTAACTAG
- the LOC102713503 gene encoding probable inactive serine/threonine-protein kinase bub1 translates to MAAAAEPRCSLGGGDKEKDLLSAVVADIRSFSGSDPLRPWLRGMRKMEAALPPGTLRAKLPRFLQKCAQEFQDDARYRDDPRYLRVWIQLMDYVKDARPLLKKMEKNRIGLKRAAFYMAYALYYEKHKRFEDAEKMYCLGTQNLAEPTGELQKAREQFIQRMELYKKRKSRVRQERMPNEVRSTATTTNKVEGQSGSCTEPKSNPVQRSGSGSNPHLGLQHPLGRKLSRGTSGDTKSLSRYNSDDTVVVRFVGSALVGKSETEDACHHGLVEPTINTKEAMDAISSMFLEPLEPETKLKRRSNRDQPSFNQETSAFEIFVDEDGPNGTGPSILHDKDMKQENPKSSQRASTFEIFVDENDTNCNNQKMAQHRNSNKENTKVNQKANEFEIFIDENEPHGNGCNTMYHKSTKCPPKPLHDSRQQANFDFQKPFVGGFAILPDDEDEQFEENYSGVNINSGTVQLIRDKDTSLCSRQTDSKIRCDDFCPAISGLREDTVIHRFVGSAVVGEPKVENACHHGLVEPTINLKEAMDDINNMFGRPLNFKGEKPKTKKTTALSERKTAPLSGFSILADDAPEENPVAQVKPSDPCKFEGQSDLFEPTITTRDVMAEINDMFGMPLDF, encoded by the exons atggcggcggccgccgagccgcggtgcagcctcggcggcggcgacaaggAGAAGGACCTGCTgtcggcggtggtggccgacATCCGCTCCTTCTCCGGCTCCGACCCCCTCCGCCCATGGCTCCG GGGTATGCGGAAGATGGAggcggcgctgccgccggggACGCTGCGGGCGAAGCTGCCCAGGTTCCTGCAGAAGTGCGCCCAGGAGTTCCAGGACGACGCTCGGTACCGCGACGATCCCCGCTACCTCCGGGTCTGGATCCAGCTG ATGGACTATGTGAAGGATGCAAGGCCTTTACTTAAGAAGATGGAAAAGAACAGAATTGGCCTTAAGAGAGCCGCATTTTATATGGCTTATGCACTGTATTATGAGAAGCACAAGAGGTTTGAGGATGCTGAGAAGATGTACTGCTTGGGAACCCAGAA CCTCGCAGAGCCTACTGGGGAGCTGCAGAAAGCACGTGAACAATTTATTCAGCGCATGGAACTATACAAGAAGAGGAAATCTAGAGTGCGACAGGAACGAATGCCTAACGAGGTTCGATCAACTGCTACAACAACGAACAAAGTTGAAG GTCAAAGTGGAAGTTGTACAGAACCGAAGTCCAACCCAGTTCAAAGATCAGGAAGTGGTTCTAATCCTCATTTAGGTTTGCAGCATCCCTTAGGGCGTAAACTATCTAGAGGCACTTCAGGAGATACAAAGAGTTTGTCTCGATATAATAGTGATGATACTGTAGTCGTAAGGTTTGTAGGTTCTGCATTGGTTGGGAAGTCAGAAACTGAAGATGCATGCCATCATGGCCTTGTTGAACCCACTATAAACACTAAAGAGGCAATGGATGCTATTAGTAGCATGTTTTTGGAGCCATTGGAACCAGAGACGAAGCTCAAGAGGCGCTCAAATCGTGATCAACCAAGTTTTAATCAGGAAACAAGTGCATTTGAAATCTTTGTCGATGAAGATGGACCTAACGGGACTGGGCCCAGCATACTCCATGACAAGGACATGAAACaggaaaatccaaaatcaagtCAGCGAGCAAGCACATTTGAGATCTTTGTCGATGAGAATGATACTAACTGCAACAACCAAAAAATGGCACAACACAGGAACTCTAATAAGGAGAACACAAAGGTAAATCAGAAGGCAAATGAATTTGAAATCTTTATTGATGAAAATGAACCTCATGGCAACGGTTGTAACACCATGTACCATAAGAGCACTAAATGTCCTCCAAAACCATTGCATGATTCAAGGCAGCAAGCCAATTTTGACTTCCAGAAACCATTTGTGGGTGGGTTTGCAATACTGCCTGATGATGAAGATGAGCAGTTTGAGGAAAATTATAGTGGTGTTAATATAAATTCTGGAACTGTGCAACTAATTCGTGATAAGGATACTTCACTTTGTTCACGACAAACTGATTCAAAAATAAGATGTGATGACTTCTGCCCTGCAATATCTGGACTTCGAGAAGACACGGTCATTCATAGATTTGTTGGATCAGCTGTTGTTGGAGAGCCTAAAGTGGAAAATGCTTGCCACCATGGGCTGGTCGAACCTACCATCAATTTAAAGGAGGCTATGGATGATATAAACAACATGTTTGGGAGGCCACTGAACTTCAAAGGTGAGAAAccaaaaaccaagaaaaccaCTGCATTGTCAGAGAGAAAAACTGCTCCTCTTAGTGGTTTCTCCATATTAGCTGATGATGCTCCAGAAGAAAACCCTGTTGCCCAAGTTAAACCAAGTGATCCTTGCAAATTTGAAGGTCAGAGTGATCTCTTTGAGCCCACTATTACTACCCGTGATGTGATGGCAGAGATCAATGACATGTTCGGAATGCCACTGGACTTTTAA
- the LOC102709699 gene encoding bifunctional aspartokinase/homoserine dehydrogenase 1 isoform X3, whose amino-acid sequence MAPPVRSVLPVVLLGCGGVGRHLLRHIVSCRPLHANQGVAIRVVGVADSSSLLVADLHSNGLDDALLTDLCAAKSAGSPLSSLLSRGQCQIFNNPEARTKVIDTASVLGKTTGLVLVDCSATYDTVGMLKDAVDCGCCVVLANKKPLTCTYEDFEKLVSNFRRIRFESTVGAGLPVIASVSRILSSGDPISRIVGSLSGTLGYVMSELEDGKRFSEVVKAAKSLGYTEPDPRDDLSGMDVARKALILARLLGQQISMEDINVESLYPRELGPDAMSTKDFLESGLVQLDKSIEERVKAASLKGNVLRYVCKIEGKGCQVGLQELPKNSALGRLRGSDNVVEIYSRCYESAPLVIQGAGAGNDTTAAGVLADIVDLQDLFHKTD is encoded by the exons atggcgccgccggtgaggtcGGTCCTCCCCGTCGTGCTcctcggctgcggcggcgtcggccgccacctcctccgccacaTCGTCTCCTGCCGGCCGCTCCACGCCAACCAG GGCGTCGCCATCCGGGTGGTCGGCGTCGCCGACAGCTCCTCTCTGCTCGTCGCCGACCTCCACTCTAACGGCCTCGATGACGCGCTCCTCACTGATCTCTGCGCCGCCAAGTCCGCAGGCTCGCCCCTATCTTCCCTGCTCTCTCGAG GGCAATGCCAGATATTCAACAACCCTGAGGCCAGGACAAAAGTCATTGATACTGCTAGCGTTCTTGGAAAAACAACTG GTCTTGTACTAGTTGATTGTTCTGCAACCTATGATACTGTTGGCATGCTAAAGGATGCTGTCGATTGTGGATGCTGTGTTGTATTGGCAAACAAGAAACCTCTTACTTGTACATAT GAGGATTTTGAAAAGTTGGTCTCCAACTTCCGTCGGATAAGATTTGAATCTACT GTTGGAGCTGGTTTGCCTGTAATAGCTTCTGTAAGCCGTATTCTTTCCTCTGGAGATCCAATTTCTCGTATAGTCGGCAGTCTGAGTG GTACACTTGGTTATGTGATGAGTGAGCTGGAGGATGGAAAGAGATTTAGTGAAGTTGTGAAAGCTGCAAAGTCTCTTGGTTATACAGAACCAG ATCCACGAGATGATCTCAGTGGGATGGATGTAGCTAGAAAG GCATTGATCTTAGCTAGACTTCTGGGGCAACAGATCAGCATGGAGGACATTaat GTTGAGAGTTTATATCCTAGAGAGTTAGGACCTGATGCAATGTCCACAAAGGACTTCCTTGAAAGTGGCTTAGTACAACTTGATAAAAGCATTGAAGAAAGAGTCAAGGCAGCATCATTGAAAGGAAATGTTCTTCGCTACGTCTGTAAGATTGAAGGCAAAGG gtGCCAAGTGGGCCTTCAAGAGCTCCCGAAAAACTCAGCATTGGGAAGGTTGAGAGGCAGTGACAATGTG GTTGAGATATACAGCAGATGCTACGAGAGCGCACCTCTGGTGATTCAGGGCGCAGGAGCTGGCAACGATACCACTGCAGCTGGAGTTCTTGCCGACATTGTTGATCTCCAGGATCTCTTCCACAAAACGGACTGA
- the LOC102709699 gene encoding bifunctional aspartokinase/homoserine dehydrogenase 1 isoform X1, producing MAPPVRSVLPVVLLGCGGVGRHLLRHIVSCRPLHANQGVAIRVVGVADSSSLLVADLHSNGLDDALLTDLCAAKSAGSPLSSLLSRGQCQIFNNPEARTKVIDTASVLGKTTGLVLVDCSATYDTVGMLKDAVDCGCCVVLANKKPLTCTYEDFEKLVSNFRRIRFESTVGAGLPVIASVSRILSSGDPISRIVGSLSGTLGYVMSELEDGKRFSEVVKAAKSLGYTEPDPRDDLSGMDVARKALILARLLGQQISMEDINVESLYPRELGPDAMSTKDFLESGLVQLDKSIEERVKAASLKGNVLRYVCKIEGKGCQVGLQELPKNSALGRLRGSDNVVKTKQPTSVSRVEIYSRCYESAPLVIQGAGAGNDTTAAGVLADIVDLQDLFHKTD from the exons atggcgccgccggtgaggtcGGTCCTCCCCGTCGTGCTcctcggctgcggcggcgtcggccgccacctcctccgccacaTCGTCTCCTGCCGGCCGCTCCACGCCAACCAG GGCGTCGCCATCCGGGTGGTCGGCGTCGCCGACAGCTCCTCTCTGCTCGTCGCCGACCTCCACTCTAACGGCCTCGATGACGCGCTCCTCACTGATCTCTGCGCCGCCAAGTCCGCAGGCTCGCCCCTATCTTCCCTGCTCTCTCGAG GGCAATGCCAGATATTCAACAACCCTGAGGCCAGGACAAAAGTCATTGATACTGCTAGCGTTCTTGGAAAAACAACTG GTCTTGTACTAGTTGATTGTTCTGCAACCTATGATACTGTTGGCATGCTAAAGGATGCTGTCGATTGTGGATGCTGTGTTGTATTGGCAAACAAGAAACCTCTTACTTGTACATAT GAGGATTTTGAAAAGTTGGTCTCCAACTTCCGTCGGATAAGATTTGAATCTACT GTTGGAGCTGGTTTGCCTGTAATAGCTTCTGTAAGCCGTATTCTTTCCTCTGGAGATCCAATTTCTCGTATAGTCGGCAGTCTGAGTG GTACACTTGGTTATGTGATGAGTGAGCTGGAGGATGGAAAGAGATTTAGTGAAGTTGTGAAAGCTGCAAAGTCTCTTGGTTATACAGAACCAG ATCCACGAGATGATCTCAGTGGGATGGATGTAGCTAGAAAG GCATTGATCTTAGCTAGACTTCTGGGGCAACAGATCAGCATGGAGGACATTaat GTTGAGAGTTTATATCCTAGAGAGTTAGGACCTGATGCAATGTCCACAAAGGACTTCCTTGAAAGTGGCTTAGTACAACTTGATAAAAGCATTGAAGAAAGAGTCAAGGCAGCATCATTGAAAGGAAATGTTCTTCGCTACGTCTGTAAGATTGAAGGCAAAGG gtGCCAAGTGGGCCTTCAAGAGCTCCCGAAAAACTCAGCATTGGGAAGGTTGAGAGGCAGTGACAATGTG GTGAAAACTAAACAGCCTACCAGCGTGAGCAGG GTTGAGATATACAGCAGATGCTACGAGAGCGCACCTCTGGTGATTCAGGGCGCAGGAGCTGGCAACGATACCACTGCAGCTGGAGTTCTTGCCGACATTGTTGATCTCCAGGATCTCTTCCACAAAACGGACTGA
- the LOC102709699 gene encoding bifunctional aspartokinase/homoserine dehydrogenase 1 isoform X2, with product MAPPVRSVLPVVLLGCGGVGRHLLRHIVSCRPLHANQGVAIRVVGVADSSSLLVADLHSNGLDDALLTDLCAAKSAGSPLSSLLSRVSGQCQIFNNPEARTKVIDTASVLGKTTGLVLVDCSATYDTVGMLKDAVDCGCCVVLANKKPLTCTYEDFEKLVSNFRRIRFESTVGAGLPVIASVSRILSSGDPISRIVGSLSGTLGYVMSELEDGKRFSEVVKAAKSLGYTEPDPRDDLSGMDVARKALILARLLGQQISMEDINVESLYPRELGPDAMSTKDFLESGLVQLDKSIEERVKAASLKGNVLRYVCKIEGKGCQVGLQELPKNSALGRLRGSDNVVEIYSRCYESAPLVIQGAGAGNDTTAAGVLADIVDLQDLFHKTD from the exons atggcgccgccggtgaggtcGGTCCTCCCCGTCGTGCTcctcggctgcggcggcgtcggccgccacctcctccgccacaTCGTCTCCTGCCGGCCGCTCCACGCCAACCAG GGCGTCGCCATCCGGGTGGTCGGCGTCGCCGACAGCTCCTCTCTGCTCGTCGCCGACCTCCACTCTAACGGCCTCGATGACGCGCTCCTCACTGATCTCTGCGCCGCCAAGTCCGCAGGCTCGCCCCTATCTTCCCTGCTCTCTCGAG TTTCAGGGCAATGCCAGATATTCAACAACCCTGAGGCCAGGACAAAAGTCATTGATACTGCTAGCGTTCTTGGAAAAACAACTG GTCTTGTACTAGTTGATTGTTCTGCAACCTATGATACTGTTGGCATGCTAAAGGATGCTGTCGATTGTGGATGCTGTGTTGTATTGGCAAACAAGAAACCTCTTACTTGTACATAT GAGGATTTTGAAAAGTTGGTCTCCAACTTCCGTCGGATAAGATTTGAATCTACT GTTGGAGCTGGTTTGCCTGTAATAGCTTCTGTAAGCCGTATTCTTTCCTCTGGAGATCCAATTTCTCGTATAGTCGGCAGTCTGAGTG GTACACTTGGTTATGTGATGAGTGAGCTGGAGGATGGAAAGAGATTTAGTGAAGTTGTGAAAGCTGCAAAGTCTCTTGGTTATACAGAACCAG ATCCACGAGATGATCTCAGTGGGATGGATGTAGCTAGAAAG GCATTGATCTTAGCTAGACTTCTGGGGCAACAGATCAGCATGGAGGACATTaat GTTGAGAGTTTATATCCTAGAGAGTTAGGACCTGATGCAATGTCCACAAAGGACTTCCTTGAAAGTGGCTTAGTACAACTTGATAAAAGCATTGAAGAAAGAGTCAAGGCAGCATCATTGAAAGGAAATGTTCTTCGCTACGTCTGTAAGATTGAAGGCAAAGG gtGCCAAGTGGGCCTTCAAGAGCTCCCGAAAAACTCAGCATTGGGAAGGTTGAGAGGCAGTGACAATGTG GTTGAGATATACAGCAGATGCTACGAGAGCGCACCTCTGGTGATTCAGGGCGCAGGAGCTGGCAACGATACCACTGCAGCTGGAGTTCTTGCCGACATTGTTGATCTCCAGGATCTCTTCCACAAAACGGACTGA